GCTTCGTCGAGCGTTCCGCCCTGGTTGCGATATCCCAGAACCGAAGTTTTCAAGGCATCCGGCAGGATCGGCCAGAGATGCCCGCGGACTACTTCCGGGCGCATGTGCGTCAACAGCACGCGCCGCTCGCAATGATCCGGGAACAGCCTGGCGGTCAGCGCCTCGTCAGCCACCACCTGCAACTCCCAATTGTCGCGCGGCGCACGGAAGCGGCCGGGCTCCTGCAGATACACCAGACGGTACGGATAGCCCGCTTCCTCCAGGCGTATTGCCGCCCGCCGCATCTCCGCCAGTTGATAGCTGCCGTTGGCGATCAGCAACAACGGATCGCTACCCGGGTGCTCTTCCAGCACTAGCGCACCCTCGCGGGCCAACTGCTCGGCCTGGGCCTGACTGAACTCCGATGGCCGCTCGCGCTTGGGCACCACCATGCAGGTCAACTGACCGCGGCTACGATAGATCTCCGGAAGCAGTGCCAGCACACTATTATGGTCGGCGGGGAATACCACCCGGACCATGTCGCTCATCTCCCCGAGTAACGCTTCGCAGAACGTCGTGTCCTGGTGCGACTGTTGGTTCTTGCCATTCTCCCACGTGTGTGAGGTCGCCACGAGGGGCCAGCCGAGCCAGCCGGCGGGGCGACCGATTTCCTTCTGCTGGCGGGCGAAGATGATCGTCTGGCGCACCGCGCCCAGCATCTTCACGCAGAACGCCTCGTAACTCGCCACAAGGTTGAGACCGCCCTGGTTGGCCAGGCAGGCAGAAACCACGGCCTCCTCGTTGAGGGCGGTGATGACTCGGCCATCCACGGCTTCCAACTCGCTCTCCGGCTCGGCGACGCGATGCTTGAGCGCCTTGAGCACGCCACCCAGGCGATTGCTGGCAAGCTCATCCGGGTTACCCACCCGTGCGCGCAAGTCGGGGTTCGCCGCGCACAGGTCGACGTAAAAGCGGTCCAGCGCCGCCATTGGCGAGCACAGGTCGCTGCGATAGTGCAATTCGGGGATCGAAGGCTCGATGGGGCGACGCACTGCCAGCGGGTTATCGCGCTCCAGAACACGTCCGTTGCGGGACGCACCGATTAGAGCGCAGGCCTGCGCCAGCTCCTGCGGGTCGACCCAGAGCGGAGCGGCGTGCTGGTTGAACAGCTCGCGCGCCACGGAATCACTGCTCGGATTCCCCGGCAACGGCAGGTTATGCGCGGCATTGCTGCCGGCGCCATAGAAGCCGTAACCCTTGACCGTCTCGGCGATGCCGTAGGGAATCGGCAACGGATAGCTGAGAATCCCCCGCCCCAGTTCCTCTATCCGATGCTGCAGGCGCTCCTCCATTTCCCACAGTGTGCAGACGA
The Pseudomonas triclosanedens DNA segment above includes these coding regions:
- a CDS encoding phosphoketolase family protein, which codes for MPQILPSPEELAAHAAAEPAYAQWLRGRGPLQHSPQTQAAVFRVAHQLVQYGLQPDLDSVYRMFIALDRLTCAGLWLVAHMTYARRVRLDGSPLQSDDFKTIPEGHTGGALNMVPAYAGYLALNALSGKTRGWLMGQGHCVAAIDALNVLTGNLHPEQSAAYEQGEEGLNRLVRDFYSYVQAADGTVAAPLGSHVNPHTAGGIAEGGYLGFAELMYAHMPLPGETLVAFLSDGAAEEQRGSDWIPRWWRAEDCGTALPVMIANGRRIEQRTDLGTHEGLEGFKQHLRRCGFDPISFDGRDPAAFVCTLWEMEERLQHRIEELGRGILSYPLPIPYGIAETVKGYGFYGAGSNAAHNLPLPGNPSSDSVARELFNQHAAPLWVDPQELAQACALIGASRNGRVLERDNPLAVRRPIEPSIPELHYRSDLCSPMAALDRFYVDLCAANPDLRARVGNPDELASNRLGGVLKALKHRVAEPESELEAVDGRVITALNEEAVVSACLANQGGLNLVASYEAFCVKMLGAVRQTIIFARQQKEIGRPAGWLGWPLVATSHTWENGKNQQSHQDTTFCEALLGEMSDMVRVVFPADHNSVLALLPEIYRSRGQLTCMVVPKRERPSEFSQAQAEQLAREGALVLEEHPGSDPLLLIANGSYQLAEMRRAAIRLEEAGYPYRLVYLQEPGRFRAPRDNWELQVVADEALTARLFPDHCERRVLLTHMRPEVVRGHLWPILPDALKTSVLGYRNQGGTLDEAGMLFANRASWANVLAACARLMDVPRTALLTPDEAAAVAGKGDPALLR